The following DNA comes from Rhizobium lusitanum.
CGCCACGAGCATGACCAGCGGAAACATCTGGGTGAGCAGCATCAAGGCCACGATCCAGTATTTGGCTCGGAAATTGAAGCGCGAGAGCGCATAGCCAGACAGCGATGCGCAGATGGTCACCGCAATCGCCGTCGATCCGGAGACGATCAGGCTATTCTTGAAGAACGTGGGGAAGTCGCTGTGTTGCAGCACGAAAGCATAATGCTCCCATGTCGTGCGCGACGGCCACATGCGCACGCCTTCCGTATAGAGCAGGTCGTTCGGGGTGAGCGACACCTTGAACAGCCAGAAGAGCGGGAAGAGCGCGAAGACGACGTAGCAGAGGATTGCCAGGCGATGCGCGATGGTGGGGAGGATGGATCGTCTCATGGCTCAATCCTTGTTCAGCAGGGTCTGCCGCAGCAGGATGATCAGCATGGAATAAGCGAGCAGCAGCACGAGCAGCACGAGCGCGATGGCCGAGGCATAGCCAAAATCCAGTCGCTTGAAGGCCTGAGTGAAGATGTAGCTCGCGACGATCTGGGTACGATCGGCCGGTCCGCCTCCGGTCATGACCACGATCAGATCGGCGAAGTTTGAGACCCAGACTGTGCGCAGCAGCACGGTGATGGCGATGGTCGGGGCGAGAAAGGGGAGCGTGATCGAACCGAAGCGCTGGAACCAGCCGGCACCGTCGATGGAGGCTGCCTCATAGAGATCACGCGGGATTGCCTGGAGGGCGGCTAGCAACGTGATCGCAAAGAAGGGAATACCCCACCAGACATTGGCGACGATCGGCCCCCACATCGCATATTGCGGATCGGAGAGGATGTTGTGGGGCTCGCTCATCAAGCCGAGATCGAAGAGCCAATGTGGGATCGGTCCGATCACCGGATTGAACAGCCAGGCCCAATTGAGGCCGGCAAGGAAGGACGGGACCGCCCAGGGCAGAAACACCAAAGCCTGTACGAGCGCCCTGCCGAAAAACGGCTTGTCCAGCAAAAGGGCCAGGATCAACCCGAAGACAAATTGCAGGAGAACTGACGCGCCGGTCCACCAGAGCGTGTTCTTCAGCGCGCCATAAAAGGCGGCATCCTTCGAGAGATCACGGAAATGCTCCAGGCCGATAAACCCGCCGGAAAACGGATTGAGCAGTTGAATATCGCGAAACGCATAGGAAATGCCGATTGCCAGCGGCACCAGCATGACGACGATAATGAGGATAAGTGCGGGCGCGCTATAGAGGTAAGGCTCCGAGGCATCGGCAAAGCGCTTCAGCCACGGCCTGCGGTCGCGACGCCTATCGGCGGTCATGGTCATAAGCCAGTTCCCATTCGCGGCGTTCAAGCGCCGTCTGTTTCATGTACGAAGAAACGGCGGCGGAATGATCCGCCGCCGGAGAGGAATTTATTTCTTGGCGAGGAACTTCTGCTGCGCCTTGGTCAGATAGTCGGCCCATTGATCGGCAAGATCCTTCGCCGAGATATCGCCGATCAGTGCCTGCTGCGAGGTTTTGATGGCGAGCGAATCCTTAAAGAAGGCGAATTCCTCGAGATAGGTCGGCATGACGGTCGGCACCGTGTTCTTGTCGGCGAGTTCCTCGAACCAGCCCTTGAACTGATCCGTTGCATAGAAGGGATCCTTCTCGGCCGAGGTGTAGGCCGGCAGGGCGCCGATCTTCTTGTTCCATTCGAGGTTGCCCTCCTTGCCTTCAAGAGTCGCGATCAGCTTCCAGGAAAGATCCTTGTTCTGGCTGGTCGAGAACATAGACCAACCGGCATAGCCGATCGTCGGGAAGGACTTGCCGTCCGGCCCCTTCGGGAGCGGCATGACGCCGAAATCGTCCTTGCTCATGCGCTCGGCAATCGCGATCAAGGCATCCGGGTCCTGGTCGAGGAAGGCGCAGGTGCCGGAATAGAAGCCGGCGACGACTTCGTTAAAGCCCCAGTTGACGCTATCCTTCGGCGCCAATCCCTTCTTATAGAGATCGACCATCCATTCGATGCCCTTCGCCCAGCCGGCGCTGTTCATCGTCGAGGTGCCATCGGCGGTGAAATACTTGTTGTCGCCGGCCATGGAGGCGGCGAAAATCATCCAGCCGTTCAGGCCGCCGGCACCGCCACGCATGCAGTAGCCGTATTTGCCGGGTAGCTTGGCAACTGCCTCGGATGCCTTGACGAACTCATCCATCGTCTTCGGTGGTTCGCTGACACCAGCTTCCTTCAGCAGTTTCTTGTTGTAGAACATGGCGCGAAGATAGAAGCCGTAAGGCAGCATATAGGCCGTGTTCTTCACGTCGCGGCCTAGTTCGAGGGCACGCGGCGTCAGCTCCTTGGTGTTATCCCACTTGGCGAGGTAGGGCTCG
Coding sequences within:
- a CDS encoding carbohydrate ABC transporter permease, with translation MTMTADRRRDRRPWLKRFADASEPYLYSAPALILIIVVMLVPLAIGISYAFRDIQLLNPFSGGFIGLEHFRDLSKDAAFYGALKNTLWWTGASVLLQFVFGLILALLLDKPFFGRALVQALVFLPWAVPSFLAGLNWAWLFNPVIGPIPHWLFDLGLMSEPHNILSDPQYAMWGPIVANVWWGIPFFAITLLAALQAIPRDLYEAASIDGAGWFQRFGSITLPFLAPTIAITVLLRTVWVSNFADLIVVMTGGGPADRTQIVASYIFTQAFKRLDFGYASAIALVLLVLLLAYSMLIILLRQTLLNKD
- a CDS encoding ABC transporter substrate-binding protein; this translates as MKRLITAALFTAMMAGTAFADTTLKLVEVITSPERTETLKSIVGKFEAANPGTKVDIISLPWNEAFQKFATMVSAGDTPDVMEMPDTWLSLYGNNGMLESLEPYLAKWDNTKELTPRALELGRDVKNTAYMLPYGFYLRAMFYNKKLLKEAGVSEPPKTMDEFVKASEAVAKLPGKYGYCMRGGAGGLNGWMIFAASMAGDNKYFTADGTSTMNSAGWAKGIEWMVDLYKKGLAPKDSVNWGFNEVVAGFYSGTCAFLDQDPDALIAIAERMSKDDFGVMPLPKGPDGKSFPTIGYAGWSMFSTSQNKDLSWKLIATLEGKEGNLEWNKKIGALPAYTSAEKDPFYATDQFKGWFEELADKNTVPTVMPTYLEEFAFFKDSLAIKTSQQALIGDISAKDLADQWADYLTKAQQKFLAKK